From a single Candidatus Bathyarchaeota archaeon genomic region:
- a CDS encoding formylmethanofuran dehydrogenase subunit E family protein has translation MCCRLELADMRKERAWSDELFSRAVDFHGHRGPYLAIGLRMGLVALNKLGARGWFDLRCRVYLPLKPPESCTVDGIQFSTGCTLGKRNIEVEEGPGIKAEFIKSQEFLTITLREEVLRRIRSELSMGSGEKLLSWLAEAEESELFTIERG, from the coding sequence GTGTGTTGTAGATTGGAGTTGGCTGATATGCGTAAGGAGAGAGCTTGGTCGGATGAGCTATTCAGTAGGGCTGTGGATTTTCATGGGCATAGAGGCCCATATCTAGCCATAGGCCTGAGAATGGGGCTGGTGGCCCTTAATAAACTGGGTGCTCGAGGATGGTTCGACCTCAGGTGTAGGGTCTACCTTCCATTGAAGCCCCCGGAGTCCTGCACAGTTGACGGAATCCAGTTCTCCACCGGGTGCACGCTTGGCAAGAGAAACATAGAAGTGGAGGAAGGCCCTGGAATAAAGGCGGAATTCATCAAGTCTCAGGAATTTTTGACGATAACCTTAAGGGAGGAGGTTTTAAGGCGAATCCGATCCGAACTCTCCATGGGGTCTGGAGAGAAGCTATTGAGCTGGTTGGCTGAGGCTGAGGAATCGGAACTTTTCACAATAGAACGTGGATGA